Proteins found in one Planctomycetaceae bacterium genomic segment:
- a CDS encoding radical SAM protein encodes MELPLRDEGDRLLPAGECLDIRRRLRRITPRHDLTAAVIAAFDPRTRILPFHYSSTRMAPAGPRAIGAALHDSGVVKTRVVLQQWNPNITPSRIRIDGRVPDMLLISSMQIHLAACQRLIEDASGMDAAVRPLIIAGGPRVIYEPWSVFGSDADAPWGVDIAVRGEEYVLLNLIETLLQWRSPGQSLRSALRAARGAGWLAGVPGLTYAATDAPAAEELVDTGVQRLVDNLDELPDPAAGYRLLEAPSRRQDIAAAPLAANKVARYSPLGAMVFTSGCKFSCPYCPIPAYNQRQHRLKSPQRIADEMVNLNREFGLKYFFGTDDNFFNNPKRTVEIIERLAATTIDGQPFHKRIGWGTEATIHDTLAMKDHLPTLRKAGALILWMGVEDITATFVKKGQSVSKIADAFDLLRRNDIMAVPMLMHHQGQPLWSRGSSYGLLNQVRMLRNAGAVDVQVLTMTPAVGSRTYESAYESGQMIASAGGRPVEPYMLDANYIVANPGPDAWKMQLRVLTTLCYIYNPLQLLRAIVRPRSSEFLGDVGIQLAGVWGLLRTIPRMLSWAWRLKRGPIVCHRLTPAPATKVTAAPHPPKFRSEHIRTFLSEKTI; translated from the coding sequence TTGGAGCTACCCCTCCGCGATGAAGGCGACCGCCTGCTGCCCGCCGGCGAGTGCCTCGATATCCGCCGCCGCCTGCGCCGCATCACGCCGCGCCACGACCTGACGGCCGCCGTTATCGCCGCGTTCGACCCACGTACGCGCATCTTGCCCTTCCACTATTCCTCGACCCGGATGGCGCCGGCAGGCCCCCGCGCCATCGGGGCGGCGCTGCACGACAGCGGCGTCGTCAAGACGCGCGTCGTGCTGCAGCAGTGGAACCCGAACATCACTCCCAGCCGCATCCGCATCGACGGGCGCGTGCCCGACATGCTGCTCATCTCGAGCATGCAGATCCATCTGGCCGCCTGTCAGAGACTCATCGAAGACGCCAGCGGGATGGATGCTGCCGTGCGCCCGCTGATCATCGCCGGCGGTCCGCGCGTGATTTACGAGCCCTGGAGCGTCTTCGGCAGCGACGCCGATGCGCCCTGGGGCGTGGACATCGCCGTGCGCGGCGAGGAGTACGTGCTGCTGAACCTGATCGAGACGCTGCTGCAGTGGCGCTCGCCGGGGCAGAGCCTGCGATCGGCCTTGCGGGCGGCGCGCGGCGCCGGCTGGCTTGCCGGCGTCCCGGGCCTGACGTATGCGGCGACCGACGCGCCGGCCGCCGAGGAACTCGTCGACACCGGCGTGCAGCGCCTCGTCGACAACCTCGACGAGCTGCCCGACCCCGCAGCCGGGTACCGCCTGCTCGAGGCCCCCTCGCGCCGGCAGGATATCGCGGCCGCGCCGCTGGCGGCCAATAAGGTGGCCCGGTATTCGCCGCTGGGGGCGATGGTCTTCACCAGCGGCTGCAAGTTCTCCTGCCCGTACTGCCCGATCCCCGCGTACAACCAGCGCCAGCACCGCCTCAAGAGCCCGCAGCGCATCGCCGACGAGATGGTCAACCTTAATCGCGAGTTCGGGCTCAAGTATTTCTTCGGCACCGACGACAACTTCTTCAACAATCCCAAACGCACGGTCGAGATCATCGAGCGACTGGCCGCGACGACCATCGACGGCCAGCCCTTCCACAAGCGGATAGGCTGGGGCACTGAGGCCACCATACACGATACCCTGGCGATGAAGGACCACCTGCCCACGCTCCGCAAGGCCGGCGCGCTGATCCTGTGGATGGGCGTCGAGGACATCACCGCCACCTTCGTCAAAAAGGGCCAGAGCGTCTCGAAGATCGCCGACGCCTTCGACCTGCTCCGCCGCAACGACATCATGGCCGTGCCCATGCTCATGCACCACCAGGGGCAACCGCTCTGGAGCCGCGGCAGCTCGTACGGACTGCTCAACCAGGTCCGCATGCTGCGCAACGCCGGCGCCGTCGACGTGCAGGTGCTGACGATGACCCCGGCCGTCGGCTCGCGCACGTACGAAAGCGCATACGAGAGCGGCCAGATGATCGCCTCCGCCGGCGGGCGCCCCGTCGAGCCGTACATGCTCGACGCGAATTACATCGTCGCCAATCCCGGCCCAGACGCCTGGAAAATGCAGCTTCGCGTGCTGACGACGCTGTGCTATATCTATAATCCGCTGCAGCTCCTGCGGGCGATCGTGCGGCCGCGAAGCAGCGAGTTCCTCGGCGACGTGGGCATCCAGTTGGCCGGCGTCTGGGGCCTGCTGCGCACGATCCCGCGGATGTTGTCCTGGGCGTGGCGCCTCAAGCGAGGCCCCATCGTCTGCCATCGCCTGACCCCAGCCCCAGCAACAAAAGTAACCGCCGCGCCCCACCCGCCCAAATTCCGCAGCGAGCATATCCGAACCTTCTTAAGCGAGAAGACGATCTAG
- a CDS encoding MFS transporter, which yields MDQLEFRNATFNAIGESLWGLMTAMVSSMTVLVVLLKRLGAGEQMIGAIAAIDGGVLILPQLLGVYLFQPGRRRKRLLVVWHMVAFAPCLALSAVAILLADRMGPQATRWALMGCFALPLLLVGAVVPAWMDWLAWLFPASIRGRVLGAAWAGFALAATAGQLLAGWLIERFPGTDIYGVLYLAAAAISLVSMVFYAMIREPHIEALPSPRMTTREIFARFAGSLKDSNFRAFLIGRILATGGFCMLPLVAVHFSSAGAGRLDSGTVVACGGAMSIAMAVANLVLGRIGDLLGHRLGLITCGAAQVLTLLLLLLPGSIAVCIAAYFWAGVAVGGAIVSHSNMLFETCPHDHRLAHITIANIVLSGPLLAAPLLAGTVAQAYGTRPVFLTCLALSATALAWFIFRVREPRHLEAYQRNLI from the coding sequence ATGGATCAGCTTGAGTTTCGAAATGCGACCTTCAACGCCATTGGCGAGTCTTTGTGGGGCTTGATGACCGCGATGGTCTCGTCGATGACGGTGCTGGTGGTGCTCCTGAAACGTCTGGGCGCCGGCGAGCAGATGATCGGCGCCATCGCGGCAATCGACGGAGGAGTACTCATCCTGCCGCAACTGCTGGGAGTGTACCTGTTTCAGCCCGGCCGTCGGCGCAAACGCCTATTGGTGGTCTGGCACATGGTGGCTTTCGCGCCATGCCTGGCGCTGTCTGCAGTGGCAATCCTCCTGGCGGACCGCATGGGCCCACAGGCCACTCGCTGGGCCCTGATGGGGTGCTTCGCCCTGCCGCTGCTGCTGGTCGGGGCCGTGGTCCCGGCCTGGATGGACTGGCTCGCTTGGCTGTTTCCGGCCTCAATTCGCGGCAGGGTCCTTGGTGCGGCGTGGGCGGGGTTTGCCCTTGCGGCCACTGCCGGCCAACTGCTGGCGGGGTGGCTAATCGAGCGTTTCCCGGGCACCGACATCTACGGAGTGCTATATCTGGCGGCCGCGGCGATATCGCTGGTATCGATGGTTTTCTATGCGATGATTCGCGAGCCGCATATCGAGGCTCTGCCGTCGCCGCGCATGACGACCCGTGAAATCTTTGCGCGGTTCGCTGGCAGCCTGAAAGACTCCAACTTCCGGGCCTTCCTGATTGGGCGAATCCTGGCTACCGGCGGATTCTGCATGCTGCCGCTGGTGGCGGTGCATTTCAGCTCCGCCGGCGCGGGCCGACTGGACAGCGGAACGGTGGTGGCCTGCGGCGGCGCGATGTCGATTGCCATGGCCGTCGCAAACTTGGTGCTGGGACGGATCGGAGACCTACTCGGGCACCGCCTGGGCCTGATCACCTGCGGAGCCGCGCAGGTGCTGACGCTATTGCTGCTGCTGTTGCCCGGTAGCATCGCGGTCTGTATCGCGGCATACTTCTGGGCGGGGGTTGCCGTCGGCGGCGCTATCGTCTCGCACTCCAACATGCTCTTCGAGACCTGTCCACACGACCACCGCCTGGCGCACATCACCATCGCCAACATCGTCCTGTCGGGCCCACTGCTGGCCGCGCCCCTGCTCGCCGGCACGGTGGCGCAGGCCTATGGAACACGGCCGGTCTTCCTCACCTGCCTGGCCCTCAGCGCCACCGCCCTGGCCTGGTTTATATTCCGCGTCCGTGAACCCCGCCACCTCGAAGCATATCAACGCAATCTTATTTAG
- the ispG gene encoding flavodoxin-dependent (E)-4-hydroxy-3-methylbut-2-enyl-diphosphate synthase, with product MQLPEIQRRKTRSVTVASGSAAPLTIGGGAPVSVQSMTNTPTADAAATIAQVRELAAAGADLVRVAVPHPADTAALRQIIAASPVPIVADVHFHFARAIEAIDAGVAKIRLNPGNIADRDQVRRVIDAAAAAGVAIRVGVNEGSVVDRADTPQRAAQLAQPLAELMADKLAEYLDIFHAAGFTNLVLSAKSHDAFTTVAVNRLMAQRWDYPLHLGVTHAGTPASGAIRSAAALGTLLAEGIGDTIRISYAGNPVEEVRAAVELLCSLRLRPRKGVDLIACPTCGRAMMDIAAVAEQVRAALADVTAPLTVAVMGCVVNGPGEADAADVALCAGKDKAVLYVRGRKVRTIETAGMVAAVVAEVDKLIGNR from the coding sequence ATGCAGCTTCCTGAAATCCAGCGGCGGAAAACTCGTTCTGTCACGGTCGCTTCCGGATCGGCCGCACCGCTCACCATCGGCGGCGGCGCGCCGGTGTCTGTCCAGAGCATGACCAACACACCCACCGCCGACGCCGCGGCCACCATCGCCCAGGTGCGAGAGCTCGCCGCGGCTGGGGCCGACCTCGTTCGCGTGGCCGTGCCGCACCCGGCCGACACCGCCGCCCTGCGACAGATCATCGCCGCCAGTCCCGTCCCGATCGTCGCCGACGTGCATTTTCACTTCGCCCGCGCGATCGAGGCTATCGACGCCGGCGTCGCAAAGATCCGCCTCAACCCCGGAAACATCGCCGACCGGGACCAGGTCCGCCGCGTGATCGACGCTGCCGCCGCGGCCGGGGTCGCCATCCGCGTCGGCGTCAACGAAGGCTCCGTCGTCGACCGCGCCGACACGCCCCAGCGCGCCGCGCAGCTCGCCCAGCCGCTGGCCGAGCTCATGGCCGACAAGCTCGCCGAGTATCTCGATATCTTCCACGCCGCGGGCTTCACCAACCTCGTGCTCTCGGCAAAAAGCCACGACGCCTTCACGACCGTGGCCGTCAACCGCCTGATGGCCCAGCGGTGGGACTATCCGCTGCACCTGGGCGTCACTCACGCCGGAACGCCCGCCAGCGGCGCTATCCGCTCCGCCGCCGCCCTGGGCACGCTGCTCGCCGAGGGCATCGGCGACACCATCCGCATCTCCTACGCCGGCAACCCCGTCGAGGAAGTGCGGGCCGCCGTCGAACTGCTCTGCTCGCTGCGACTGAGGCCGCGAAAAGGCGTCGACCTGATCGCCTGCCCAACCTGCGGCCGGGCGATGATGGATATCGCCGCCGTCGCCGAACAGGTGCGCGCCGCCCTGGCCGACGTGACTGCGCCGCTGACGGTGGCCGTCATGGGCTGCGTCGTCAACGGCCCCGGCGAAGCCGACGCCGCCGACGTCGCCCTCTGCGCCGGAAAAGACAAAGCCGTCCTCTACGTCCGAGGCCGAAAAGTCCGCACGATCGAGACTGCCGGCATGGTCGCCGCCGTGGTGGCGGAAGTGGACAAACTGATCGGCAACCGATAG